The genomic window ATTTGAGCAAGAAAATATTGATGATAATATTTTAACATTACATAAGGTTTTAGAGTTTGAGCCAGAGAATATAACCGTTCACACTCTTGCTACAAAAAAAGGTTCTTTGCTAATGGAAAAAGAAGGAAAACGAAATGTTTTAGATAAAGTAGATATTATAAAAAAAACAATAGATAAGATAAACTCAATTTTAATTAAAAATCGTTACGAACCTTATTATTTATATCGTCAAAAATTTATGTATGCAAACATGGAGAACGTAGGATATTCTTTATCAGGAAATTATTGTAATTACAACATTCAAGTAATGGAAGAACGACAGACAATTCTTGGTTTAGGCGGAGGTGCTTCAAGCAAGTTTATTAATCCAGATGATTTTACATTAGTGTCTATATATAATCCTAAGAATCCTAATGCTTACATAAAATCGGTTGAAGAGCTTATTAGACGCAAAGTTGACAAGCTAATGACCGTAAATTAGAATTATCCAAGGAATGTTTTAATGGAGGAAAATTATGAAAATACAAGCTCCTAGAGGTACATATGATATTTTACCTGAAGAATCCTGGAAATGGCAGTACGTTGAGCAAGTTATTAAGGAAACTGCTGAATTATTTGGCTACAAAGAAGTAAGAACACCTATATTTGAGCACACTGAATTATTTGAACGTGGGGTAGGAGAGAGTACAGATATAGTTGCTAAAGAGATGTATACATTTACAGATAAAGCTGAACGAAGTATAACCCTACGCCCAGAAGGAACAGCTTCATGTGTTCGTTCGTTCGTTGAAAATCGCTTATTCGGTGGGGTTTTACCTATAAAATGGTATTATTTTGGCCCAATGTTTCGTTATGACAGACCACAAACAGGGAGATATAGGCAATTTTATCAATTTGGTGTAGAGGCATTTGGAAGTGATAGTCCGTTACTAGATGTTGAGATAATATTACTTCTTGTAGAAATTTTAACTAAATTAGAGCTTACTGATTATGAATTACACATTAATTCGGTAGGATGTCTAGAATGTCGAACAGTATATCGTCAAAAGCTGATAGATTACATTACACCTATAAGCAAAAAGCTTTGTAAAGACTGTAATAGTAGATATGACAATAACCCATTACGAGTGCTTGATTGTAAAAATGACACTTGTAAGCAAGCAATAGAAGGCTTTCCTATTTTATATAATAGTTTGTGTAATAATTGTACTAATCATTATCAAAGTGTTTTAAGTGTACTTAAGGATAATGAAATATCTTTTGTGCACGATGATAACCTTGTACGTGGCTTAGATTACTATACCAATACTGCATTTGAAGTACATTTAAAAAGTATAGGGGCTCAAAGTGCTATTGGTGGTGGCGGCAGATACGATAATTTAGTAGCACAATGTGGTGGCCCAGACACCCCTGGAATAGGATTTGCAATTGGTATGGAAAGATTATTGCTTGCATTAGATGATAAAGTCAATTTAAATAAAGATAGTTTAGACACATTTGTAGTGGTTATGGATAAATCTTTTGAGTTATATGCAACAAACTTATTAAATAAATTAAGGCGTGAAAATATAAAGGCTGATATAGATTATAACAATCGTAGTGCCAAAGCTCAGATGAAATATGCCCATAAATTAGGTGCTAAAACCACTATTTTTATAGGAGAAGAAGAAATAAAAACAGAAAAATTTACAATTAGAAACATGAAGACTAAAGATCAAGTTCAAGCAAACATTAGTGAATTAATATCAACAGTAAAAAACATTATTAGCTAGCTATTTAAGGAGGAAATAATTGATGAAAAGGACTCATAATGCAACAGATATTGATGTTAGTAATATTGAACAGGAAGTAATACTTAGTGGATGGGTTGATACCAGGAGAGATCATGGTGGTCTTATATTTATAGATTTACGTGACCGCTCAGGTATTATTCAAATTGTTTTTAGTCCAGATGTAAATCTAGAGGCATTTCACTTAGCAGAACAAGTAAGAGGAGAATATGTTGTTGCAGTAAGAGGAAAAGTTTCTAAGCGCCCTCAAGATACTGAAAACCCAAGCTTAAAGACAGGTGAAGTAGAGGTTTATGTAGAGGAAATGGAATTATTAAATGCTGCTAAAACCCCACCCTTTTACATAGAAGACAATGTGGAAGTTGATGAATTACTTAAGTTAAAGTATAGATATCTAGATTTAAGAAGACCAGAGATGCAAAACAATTTAATGCTAAGACATCGTGTAATTAAAACCATGAGAGACTATCTTGACAATAAGGGTTTTGCCGAAATAGAAACACCCATTTTAACTAAAAGCACTCCTGAAGGTGCTAGAGATTATCTAGTTCCAAGTAGAGTAAATGCAGGTGAATTTTTTGCTCTTCCACAATCCCCTCAAATTTTTAAGCAAATTTTAATGGTTGCAGGTACTGAGAGGTACTTTCAAATAGCAAGATGTTTTAGAGATGAAGATTTAAGAGCTGATAGACAGCCTGAATTTACTCAACTAGATATGGAAATGTCTTTTATTGATGAAGAAGATATATTTACAATAGTTGAAGAAATGATGGCAAAGATTTTTGAAGAAGGTACTAATCAAGAAATTAAAACTCCATTTCCAAGAATAACTTATAATGAAGCTATCACCAAATATGGTTCAGATAGGCCTGATCTTAGATTTGGACTAGAAATTTTAGATTTAACAGAATTAGTTCAAGATGTAGAATTTAAAGTGTTTGCTAGTGCTATAAAATCTGGAGGAGTAGTAAGAGCACTAAATGCTAAGAAATGTGGTTCATTTTCTAGAAAAGAAATTGATGATTTGACAAACATAGCAATAGAAAATGGTGCTAAAGGAATGGCTTGGATAGTTGTAGGTGAAAATGAACTAAAATCTCCTATAATAAAGTTTTTTGAAGAAGAAAAATTACAGTCTATTCTTAAGGAATTAGAAGCAGAGCCAGGAGATTTACTATTATTCAGTGCGGATTCTGAAGATATTGTTGCTAAGGTTTTAGGTGTGATTAGGTTAGAGCTTGCAAAGAGATTAGATATAATTGATAATAATAAACTTTCTTTTGCATGGATCACGGATTTCCCATTAGTGGAATATGATGCAGAAGAAAAAAGATATGTAGCAGTTCATCACCCATTTACTGCTCCAAAAGTCAATGATATTGAAGAAATGATAAATAACCCAGATAGTATTAAAGCAAGAGCTTATGATTTAGTATTAAATGGAATTGAAATTGGTGGAGGAAGTATAAGGATTCACAAACGAGATTGGCAGGAAAAAATGTTTGCACTTTTAGGGTTAACCCCTGAAGAGTCCCAAGAAAAATTTGGTTTTATGCTTGAGGCTTTCGAATATGGAACACCTCCACACGGAGGAATAGCTTTTGGTATAGATAGGTTGTTGATGCTTATGGCAAAACGTGATAGCATTCGTG from Candidatus Syntrophocurvum alkaliphilum includes these protein-coding regions:
- the hisS gene encoding histidine--tRNA ligase; the protein is MKIQAPRGTYDILPEESWKWQYVEQVIKETAELFGYKEVRTPIFEHTELFERGVGESTDIVAKEMYTFTDKAERSITLRPEGTASCVRSFVENRLFGGVLPIKWYYFGPMFRYDRPQTGRYRQFYQFGVEAFGSDSPLLDVEIILLLVEILTKLELTDYELHINSVGCLECRTVYRQKLIDYITPISKKLCKDCNSRYDNNPLRVLDCKNDTCKQAIEGFPILYNSLCNNCTNHYQSVLSVLKDNEISFVHDDNLVRGLDYYTNTAFEVHLKSIGAQSAIGGGGRYDNLVAQCGGPDTPGIGFAIGMERLLLALDDKVNLNKDSLDTFVVVMDKSFELYATNLLNKLRRENIKADIDYNNRSAKAQMKYAHKLGAKTTIFIGEEEIKTEKFTIRNMKTKDQVQANISELISTVKNIIS
- the aspS gene encoding aspartate--tRNA ligase produces the protein MKRTHNATDIDVSNIEQEVILSGWVDTRRDHGGLIFIDLRDRSGIIQIVFSPDVNLEAFHLAEQVRGEYVVAVRGKVSKRPQDTENPSLKTGEVEVYVEEMELLNAAKTPPFYIEDNVEVDELLKLKYRYLDLRRPEMQNNLMLRHRVIKTMRDYLDNKGFAEIETPILTKSTPEGARDYLVPSRVNAGEFFALPQSPQIFKQILMVAGTERYFQIARCFRDEDLRADRQPEFTQLDMEMSFIDEEDIFTIVEEMMAKIFEEGTNQEIKTPFPRITYNEAITKYGSDRPDLRFGLEILDLTELVQDVEFKVFASAIKSGGVVRALNAKKCGSFSRKEIDDLTNIAIENGAKGMAWIVVGENELKSPIIKFFEEEKLQSILKELEAEPGDLLLFSADSEDIVAKVLGVIRLELAKRLDIIDNNKLSFAWITDFPLVEYDAEEKRYVAVHHPFTAPKVNDIEEMINNPDSIKARAYDLVLNGIEIGGGSIRIHKRDWQEKMFALLGLTPEESQEKFGFMLEAFEYGTPPHGGIAFGIDRLLMLMAKRDSIRDVIAFPKTQKATCPMTEAPSNVNSKQLRELSIKLREQ